The sequence ACTCCTGTCCGGATCCTTCTCTTGCTTAATAGAATGAATGCACTCAAAGGAAATGAACGCACTATCTGTGATGAGTCTGCCTGGTATGAAGGCACTCTGTTCCGGCGCTATGATATCATCTAGTAGCGGTCGTAGCCGGTTCACAAGGCATTTAGAAATAATCTTGTATGTGATGTTGCATAGGCTAATGGGACGAAAGTCAGCAAGCCTTTTTGGATCCTTCACCTTAGGTATCAAGACTATAGATGTAGCATTTACACCCTCCGACATAATACCTGTTTCAAAAAATAGCTTCACCGCCGCGATTATATCCTCCTTAAGTGTACCCCAATGCTGCTGAAAAAATCTCGCTAGAAAACCGTCCGGGCCTGGGGCCTTAAGAGGGCCTATCTGGAATAACACATCACTAATCTCTTTATCAGAGAACGGGGCACATAGCTTTTCATTCATGTCATCCGTCACTTTTGGTTGAAAAAGTTGGATGATCTCCTCTGGGTCGATGGCAGGGTCAGCCGTGAGCATATGCTGGAAGTAATCCTTGGCCATCCTCTCCATAGCCCGTTGCTCTTGTTGCCATGCCCCGTGTGCATCCTTGAATCCTTTAATTCTATTCTTTCTAGCTCTCCAAACTGCCTTCCGGTGGAAGAACTTCGTATTTCTACCCCCCTCTTTGAGCTAAGAAACCCTTGAGCGTTGGAGCCATAGCATTTCCTCGCGGTATAGCATCTCCTGACCATAACGATGGATCTCCTCCGACACCCTCCATCTTCCCGCACATGCATCGGCGTGGCCAGTaaggccgttgtcggtgtcaaaaccggcggatctcaggtagggggtcccgaactgtgcgtcttaggatcgatggtaacaggagacaagggacacgatgttttacccaggttcgggccctcttgatggaggtaaaaccctacgtcctgcttgattgatattgatattgtggatgtttacaagagtggatctaccacgagatcaaggaggctaaaccctagaagctagcctatggtatgattgtaatggttgttgttgtttatcgactagcctagcctcggtttatataatgcaccagaggcctaggataacaagagtcctagacgaatacgtcagtgggggaggagtccttgtcttgatcgccaagtcttgtggaatcttccttatatgcggcaactgtccggactggcccatgagtatacggccatgggggtcctcggcccaatccaactgatcgggagacgacgtgttgagtaccccctagtccaggacaccgtcagtagccccctgaaccggtcttcaagttggggacgctcctcgattcttccgaactgttcttcatcttcggccatcggtcttgaaaactgtttcaacaaatcttctcatcttcgatcttgaggatcgtcgAAATGCATTTgatgagtttacacgtcgggtatccaaggagcccctttaagtttccggcctttatcaatgccttgttatttttatgccacacctcgggtttgaagttgttcccgggtggcaacgtcctcttgcgtccgagctccaacaccggactgcattcgaggtatcttttgcagccgagcaccaatgccggactgcttccagctctaacgccggactatgtatccaagctctaacgccggacggtatccgagctccaatgccggactatgtatccgagctccaacgccggactatgtatccgagctccaacgccggactgtatccgaggtgtcgtaaatcacctcggttcaaagaagtttgaaggagtttagccgagcttaatgtcggaagttccctctatggagccagccactagcgcccaagctttacgtcggactgcttctgaggtggtgcaccaccccgaatgtggccGATTTTTGTTAATATTTTTGATTGATGCTAGTATCCCTCAAgctgggtatcggtctaaaacccgagatgcacatgaaggatgacacaagaccgctgatccccgtagccgctgagactcatgttgatttgcaaaatcggtctgaggatcaagtcctagctcggcggaatacttcgggacacaaaaagcggcgtgctcagtcctcgagactcaggttgggtgcggccgaccaacctgaggatcaaaatctcctcggaaactgtattgcacttaattttttttgcatagaacaggcaatgcaatagcccccgagacactggtcgggtggcaacaccagatcaggggattgatgtgcccctttaatatttgtaaataataagcccgaagcctagtatcccccgagccttaatgcgggcacgggaagccgaattaaggatcgatatccatagtaaaatcacaaattatgtgtaatgactctatgtatccaagtactttacatcattaatgctcggatccgcattgtataaaactttgttgaccgaccatcggcttccacctcctcggccaatagccgaggagtgtttgtcctactttataaagcctttatgagggcaaagatttacaacaaacaaggcaatctggccatacagttttataaacaaaggtacgcagagagatatgttatattactgtttaacagaagaaatgtcttccaaagaaaatagtcccgctatcggtttctttctttgggttgtcatgctaaacatgatcatgaaacctcagctccaatgtaagagcaaaagatcgaggatttagtttgggaggccagttaatagcccccggtagtgttcggcgacagtcgaggtcaagccggaaacacttcggccaatgttatgaatggcccgtcatttaatataatcatcagatcgctgaccagtttacacctattgtgacagtcagttttcggctttctccactgaggtgcttgaccatgcgagctggaagcacaatcgcagcggttctccctttgcacacctagccgaacaaagcggaacataggaggcaagcgcgggagccgggcaacccaactattgaccgaagacacaattcgaagctgatgcatatatagcaatatccgagaatgtttttgccgaatctctaaaggtgcccGGCATTGCaatgcgagacttgtgctgaaaacacacaaatagttaaaagtgccaaaagcttggaaaaccaaaaaacgtcagtaaaaacatgacgtccgaacaagatcaagtgttcggtgctaatccgaaaattggactttagaaaaaaaagcgCTTCCGCCGTgctttaactttgcaacgactaagaagaaaaacacttagtatgaaacggctcaaataaacataagagcccccaagcgacttgggtaaaagttgactataaaatgtaaggtgacatttagaatgccttctagccggattgtagatcgtttgtcgtagcggacctttttgcttcaacctctggacccaatagtccggagtgtgtccgaataccctcgcggttataaaacctggggcatgcgtggagaccaggcgtaggggtcattagtgctttattagacaagtgtccaactagttatgttatattacatggttagtaagaaacatcttccagggagaatagttccgttaggggttcctttccctgggaggcatgccctaaagtgcatgtccggactgcgaaaagagcagaaaaacatctgggggcaggtaaataaataggtaagaaatcatcttttagttcaccgaccgagtattcccttaagaacgctagctttcggcttcacccagtctgaggtacacatccggttgacccggcagtaacaatcgcagaggtgctccctttaccacctagccgaacaatcgggaacgtagggtaagcacaggagccaggcaacccagcttggccaaaacttaagtcatatcgatgcatataatggtgaataaaaggtacatgcggaagtgtgacacatgtgttgggcataaagcccgaattaataagcttctgttaaagaagcccccaggtataatgagcgcgggtagcgcgtcaagtatgtgcaaacaaagtttggacaaggaaaaattttacaagcaactttttttacaaaaaagtataatgcttggtcgaaccgaacacaagttagaaatttaaaactttgagcatgaaggcaacttagctggttaatgtgttcggtattgacgacgcggtccgagcttgatgcgggacaagtgtccatcccccaagccggtcccgaggtggcggagcaaagagctcggcactccgaagtggtgacatagcacggtcaatgcaggacggcagagtgatgccgaagtccctggcatggggtaatgaagtgttgacgaagccccccgtccagccgaggtgacgtcaaaggatatagtccggctggatcattttcctgtgcacaaaagatagtgcaaaccagagataatagtaataataggaattaaaaaacatgttgcataataaataatttatgcaaagtgagtagtaaaataaatatggcctggcgccgaagtcgatgccgatgcaggtcgtcggcgtaatgcaataaaggcgtggcaaagcctggattcacaggtcggtccgagttccggatgcgacgttcgccggactatgtacggaaattgaccgaaccatcatgcgaccgttgataatgcggccaccatttgatagacctgtgtgcatatgatggacaaaccagagtaataattccttgggaaaaattaacccaaacaagcaaaaagaaatactaggattaatagcacctggtttatttgttgtagcaatccgaaggaaggtgattcccaaaattgggactcgatccgcgcacccatcgcctggtcggctagtgacgccgaagtgtccggagtaggttgatgaagagatggcgaagcccctggtcTAGCCGAGATGTCGAAtttaggtcggcgtgatggacaccagcttgaagaagcaatagtgcggccctgccgatgcaggtcgtgacgtggtcgatgccggcttgatgaagcgaccgtgcggcggtgccggtatgcccgctctgtgtaatccgtaggggggcgatgttggtgatgatttatccttcatgaTGCCGGACTCTCgtttggcttgccgagatgatgatccggagaagttgagctcggctcaacaaagtgacgacgtgtctggcgcaggtcggcagccgtggagcaatattgccggactggtttgacaccagcatgatgttgaagatcatgttcaaaagatcttaaagttagtgggatgtgttcggaaacaaaacacaataccccgcacaaaacttccttcaaaaaggatgtccgaaatcccgttcataaaaaagatgaactcgggtcggatttgttttcgcgcagaaaacagaaccgaaaagtgatgcactaatcggaaggttcccggagttcggtcggtcggatcgagctgaatttttggcaggtggtagatatgggaattccgcagcaaatcaacggttggatcctccaaaggacatccgagctagacgctggataccacgccctaaactcgtccggattctcgtccagattcaacagggctccggtatatcggagattgccgaagattcctccatcggaactcgacgaaatttttgcagggttgttgtagacttaattccgcataattccagcGAAGCAATCGTTTAGGCGATACTCGAGGAGGCGATGGCGGctgatacaagtttgctgtccagaaaaacaacacggtcgcctgagggcaatgttgacgttgagcccccgagctccatggatgactcctccatgatcttgatagagatcggagttggtgttgatgaaggccttcatccgaacatgacgatcggaggtagggcgcagtcctcggtcaagccaaggggaccagtcgagctggtgacgaagaagccgacgttgcagttgacctgcagtcgagccattgatcctttcgctgatcacatagcggaactctcaatgaaagcaccaatgtcggtgtcaaaaccggcggatctcgggtagggggtcccgaactgtgcgtcttaggatcgatggtaacaggagacaagggacacaatgttttacccaggttcgggccctcttgatggaggtaaaaccctatgtcctgcttgattgatattgatattgtgaatgtttacaagagtggatctaccacgagatcaaggaggctaaatcctagaagctagcctatggtatgattgtaatggttgttgttgttgttgttgttgttgttgttgttgttgtttatcgactagtctggcctcggtttatataatgcaccagaggcctaggataacaagagtcctagccgaatacgccagtgggggaggagtccttgtcttgatcgccaagtcttgtggaatcttccttgtatgcggcaattgtccggactggcccatgagtatacggccatgggggacgacgtgttgagtaccccctagtccaggacaccgtcaaccgtCGTCGTCCTCACGCAGGCAAGCTTGGTGTCGACGGCGCGGGCGGCACGCACCAGAGCTGCCTTGCGGAGGTCGTCAGGGACCAATGCCACTTTGCCCGAGGCTTCCACGCCCACATTCTCCTCATACTGCTCCACGCACTGGAACTGCTCGACAAAATGCCGAGCTGAGTTAGaacgagaaggaagaagaagacccaTCGGGGATTGCCACGTGGACACAGACCCGGTCAAAACCACGGCATGTCATTTAGAAACCGCTTGCAATCGTGAGAGGGACTTAGCTTGTCTGATTTCAAGAGTTGGAGATGCAAGTTGTCCAGTTTTATAGCTGAGGGATCAAATCTAGACTTCGTCAAGAGTTGAGAGACGAAAACTATAATTTTCTCATCTAAATTCTCTTAAAGTACAAATAACTCGTCAGAATGTGCCAACCAACAATATAGAGACAACATTGATAACGAGTTATGAGCTTTGATCTATAAAGATTGCATGGAGATAGAGTTGACGGAGATGGTTTTATGGCACCAATTATATGTCCTCGAGAGTTCATAGTATATGATGAATTTAGCATCCCTATTTCCACAATTTtgtcaaccttttcctttcccactCTATTTTTGGAGACGTATTTTCTTATGAAAGGTGGAGGGTCAATTTCCGCTTCAGCATCACTTGATTGCACTTGTAGAGTGTGCACGATAAGACCTGGATCACTAGTGGCGGAGCTTCATGTTAGAGATATGACACACAATCAAACACGATGAAGAACGAAAACAAGCAAGGGACATGAGATTTTAACGTGAAAAACCCCTCCAACATGAATGGTAAAAAACCATGGACGCCATGTAGCCAAACTTCATTATATCAGGGAAGGTTACAAACACCGGGAGATTTACAACTGATCAATTATCCTATGCAGCGGTTTACAAAAGGTATATATAACACAGGTGACCTATGCAGCGGTTTACAAGAGGCAAAAGTTATGTCGGACGCGAGGGCAGAGGCCAACGGTTACGTAGGTTGTGGACGAGGAACCGTTGCGCACGaaggaaggaggaagagaggaagaagatagTCCATAAAAACGACCTACGCAAAAGGTATTTTCAGGTAACTGGATAATAGGCGCTCCCGTACAACACTGATTTTCCACGTTACCACCCACGCTGTCGCTAACGTGTACTACTACTGTTCATGCATATGAATGCGTCGATGGAGGAGTCATGCCCTTCGAGAGAGTGCGAACCCCTACGTGCCACCGCCGACGAGGCCGTGTGGCTTTGTTTATTGGCGGGATGACCACTCCACGCACTTGTACCGGTGTCGGTGTGCTTCTCGAAGTCGAACACCTGGCCCATTCTGACACCTACAAATAGCCACCTGCAGTTGCACTTGGCTGCATCGCGACTCGCAGCAGTTCAACACTTACACAGCCATACACATCACCAGTAGATCGACCGGTGTACGTAAGGCGACAATGGAGTACCAGGGGCAGACCGGCCACGCCACCGACAAGGTGGAGGAGTACGGCCAGCCCGTGGCCGGGCACGGAGGCGCCACCGGCGGCCCCACGGGGACgcacggcgccgccgccgccgcgggcaccgGGCAGCTCCAGCCGACCAGGGACGACCACAAGACCGACGGTGTCCTGCGCCGCTCCGGCAGTTCCAGCTCCAGCTCGGTGAGCCCAAGGACAGATCTGCCTGCCGCTATATACATCGACTCACTCGACCGGTCATCTTAACCTTGCTGTGCTTCTTGCTGTGTTAAAATGTGTAGTCTGAGGACGACGGCGctggcgggaggaggaagaaagggatgaaggagaagatcaaggagaagctCCCCGGCGGAGCCCACAAGGACGCCACCGGGCAGCAGCACACGCCGGCGGCCGGCGAGTACGCCGGGACCGGCACCGGCACGCACGGCGCGGAGGCCACCGGCGAGAAGAAGGGCGTCATGGACAAGATCAAGGAGAAGCTTCCCGGCGGGCAGCACTAAGCTAAGATGGGCAGCTAGCGATCGACCTGTGTCTGTGTTCGCCTGTTCGGTCAAAGCTCTGTCGCATGCATGCGTACTTCTACATGCGTTCCTACGGGATAAATAATCGGCGCCGATCGAGGTGCCGGAGTATATATGTTGTGTGTGTGACGTATTTGTGGACCCCGTACGTGTACATGTATTTGTATCTCCATCGTAATAAAGCGCTCGTTTATATTTGTGTTTTTAGTCCCGATCGATGCAAAGGCTAATGTAAACTTCAATTGGTCGAATGCGGTTTGGTCCGTTGGTAAAATTTCAACCGGTCTATAGCAATTTTTGCACGAGAACACAAGGTTcaaatttttatttttagtttacaaaTTTAAATTCTTCCCCTTTTTTCATAAAAAGTTCGGATGTATTCCTCTTCAAGTATGATAGTATAACACAAACCAGAAATAATAAAATTTATATCCAGATCTTTGGACCATATAATctagtgacgactacaagcactgaatcAAGACGAGGTGTATATCCAGATCTTTGGACCATACAATctagtgacgactacaagcactgaatcAAGACGAGGTGCACCACCGTCATTGCCCTCACTCGTCAGAACCGGGCGTCATCGCCCCTTCCTCGTCAGAACCGGGCAAAAATTGTTGTAGTAGATAATCGAAAAATGCTAAGACATCATAAGACCAACTCACCAGACCAGCCctcgatgaagagtagcgtagatcagaATATCCAAACTAGATCAGAAGATCAAACACACACGATCAAAGACAAACAATAACCAGATCTGAACAAACCCACCAAAGACAGATTAgccgaagacacacctccacacgctcaTCGGTGATGCTAGACACATCACCAGAGAACAGGGGTTAGGCAGGGAGAACCTTATTTTATTTTCAGATAACCGTCGCCGTTTCGTCTTCCTGAACTTGACAAAAACCCTAAGAAAATTTTAAAAAACATCTAAAATGGAGCCCTCCCGCAGGCAAAGACCAGGGTCCACTGCGTCCCTATgaccctaagggcatctccagccgttcgccccccaggaggggcaaaaaatcgccccctgggggcgcaccggcgctaaaccgcgcactgggggcgtgatgtcccccagtcgcggcgcccacggttagtcaaaaaagtcaaaaacgactcaaatttaacgcaaacatcggcgagttcgttcaaacttaaacatattttacaaaaaaaaaactaccgcgggctacccccgccgtctccctcgccgcccgcctcgccgcccgcccacgcggttctacatgccgaggaggctgtagaaccgcgtgtagtcaccgccgtcgtcgtcgtcgtcatcgtcgttgtcgtcgtcgccgcccccgccgtccctgctgcatccctcccccggttggcgcggcgggttggaaggtccgggggcgtcgtcgtcgtcgtcgtcgtcgccgtcgaggaccacgacgccgtgcatgtcctcgcgcccacgcttgcgggcggtgATCTCCTCCAgcgcccggcgctgccggaccgtctcgtcgcggaggtagtcctcCCGCGCCCACCGCCTgacgtcctcgtcggagaagccccgccgggctatctcctcgtactccgcggggaggtcgggctccggcttgggctcgacgaggacgaagcggccggtgggtggcggggcgttggcgccgatgcggacgccggaacTGCGGGTGCGCGTGCTGACCGGCGtaccctggggctccggcttgacggggtggAGGCAGGgtgagccgccggacgaggaggaggaccccccggtctctATGCGCCTcagggtccaggagcttccccgatggcgtgagaaggaagggggatcggggtactcgaggcgcggcgtgttgccgccctcgatgtactcgaggacggcctccaacgtgcgcccgggcacgccccaccaccgacgccggccggcggcgttgagcctgccggagggcacgacgccgttggtggcctcgagctgctgggcatgacggcggcggaagtacggttcccagagcgggctgtcggggacgtactgtggcccctccctcgccgcacgcggcaggttcgagcggatgcgtgcgatctccgcacgccgcgccgcgccggtgggtaccgggggcaccggcacgccgcccacgccgatcctccacgccccgggcacccgcatgtccggcgggaccaggtactcggcctcgtaaaggaggcgagcctcgtcttcctgcagatggcggcggccgaaggcgttcgccgccgcgccgccgcctgggaagcgctcggccatgggtgtGAATTGGAGACGGcgaaagagaggagaggagagggaggaacgacgacgaCGGGAGAGTGTGTGAGTCGCCGAGTGCGCCGGGACGCGTCATATATAGGCCGAGGCGTCGCCCACGCGCGTGCCACCGTGTGTACGtgtggcgggcgagggagggcgagcGACGCGTGTCGTACGGTCTTCACtgtgccgcccgtgaggcatcaatggcgcaggctgaccggcgcggcagcgcgcggcagctttggcattgattcgccgcgggaaacgaggcgatgaggacgacgaagggccgagaagagagccgtgttggggaacgtagcagaaattcaaaattttcctacgtgtcaccaagatctatctatggagaaactaacaacgaggggaaggagagtgtatctacatacccttgtagatcgctaagcggaagcgttcaagagaacgggattgaaggagtcgtactcgtcgtgatccaaatcaccggagatcctagtgccgaacggacggcacctccgcgttcaacacacgtacagcccggtgacgtctcccacgccttgatccagcaaggagagagggagaggttgaggaagactccatctagcagcagcacaacggcgtggtggtgatggaggagcatggtagtccagcagggcttcgccaagcacctacaggagaggaggaggtgtcacgggagggagggaggcgccagggcttcaggtgcggctgcccttccctcccctccctttatataggggcaagggagagggggaggcgcagccttgccccttcctccaaggaaggggtgcggccaagggggggggaggagtccatcctccccaaggcacctcggaggtgccttcccccttgaggactctcccctttttcttatatgttggcgcatgggcctcttggggctggtgcccttggcccatataggccaaggcgcaccccctacagtccatgtggccccccggggcaggtggaccctctcggtggacccccagacccctttcggcactcccggtacaataccgataaagtg comes from Triticum aestivum cultivar Chinese Spring chromosome 5B, IWGSC CS RefSeq v2.1, whole genome shotgun sequence and encodes:
- the LOC123116898 gene encoding dehydrin DHN2, translating into MEYQGQTGHATDKVEEYGQPVAGHGGATGGPTGTHGAAAAAGTGQLQPTRDDHKTDGVLRRSGSSSSSSSEDDGAGGRRKKGMKEKIKEKLPGGAHKDATGQQHTPAAGEYAGTGTGTHGAEATGEKKGVMDKIKEKLPGGQH